One Candidatus Eisenbacteria bacterium genomic region harbors:
- the trpS gene encoding tryptophan--tRNA ligase, whose protein sequence is MGRIFSGIQPSGEITIGNYCGAIRNWVALLEEHDSIFCVVDLHAITVIYEPSEMREKILAAASVNIAAGLDPEKCTLFVQSEVPEHTELSWYFMTVTPMGDLARMTQFKEKSRRHRENVNVGLFGYPVLQAADILLYKADLIPVGEDQVQHIELSRDVARKFNARYGDVFPEPQAKLSPTPRIMGLDGKTKMSKSMDNYIGLVEEPESIRAKLAKAMTDENRKRRSDPGNPDICNIFTLHKVFSPRENVETVNEECRRAGIGCVDCKKLLADNMLKELDPIRERYHYLREHPDDVRDALRTGAERCRAIARETMDEVRRVMGLR, encoded by the coding sequence GTGGGACGCATCTTCAGCGGAATTCAGCCGAGCGGCGAGATCACCATTGGAAACTACTGCGGCGCCATCCGGAACTGGGTGGCCCTTTTAGAGGAGCACGACTCCATCTTCTGCGTCGTCGACCTGCACGCCATCACCGTGATCTACGAACCTTCGGAGATGCGGGAGAAGATCCTCGCGGCGGCGTCGGTCAACATCGCCGCCGGCCTCGATCCGGAAAAGTGCACCCTGTTCGTGCAGAGCGAGGTGCCGGAACACACCGAGCTCTCCTGGTACTTCATGACCGTGACCCCCATGGGCGACCTGGCGCGGATGACCCAGTTCAAGGAGAAGTCGAGAAGGCACCGGGAGAACGTGAACGTCGGCCTCTTCGGCTATCCGGTGCTGCAGGCGGCGGACATCCTCCTCTACAAGGCGGACTTGATACCGGTGGGCGAGGACCAGGTGCAGCACATCGAACTCTCGCGGGACGTGGCCCGCAAGTTCAACGCCCGCTATGGCGACGTCTTTCCGGAACCGCAGGCGAAGCTTTCGCCGACGCCGCGCATCATGGGTCTGGACGGCAAGACGAAGATGTCCAAATCGATGGATAATTACATCGGCCTGGTGGAGGAGCCGGAGTCGATCCGCGCCAAGCTCGCCAAGGCGATGACCGACGAGAACCGGAAGCGCCGGAGCGACCCGGGGAATCCGGACATCTGCAACATCTTCACCCTCCACAAGGTCTTCTCTCCTCGGGAGAACGTGGAGACGGTGAACGAAGAGTGCCGCCGTGCCGGAATCGGGTGCGTGGACTGCAAAAAGCTATTGGCGGACAACATGCTGAAGGAGCTGGACCCGATCCGGGAGCGGTACCACTACCTGCGCGAGCACCCGGACGATGTCCGGGACGCGCTCCGGACGGGCGCGGAGCGGTGCCGGGCGATCGCCCGAGAGACCATGGACGAGGTCCGCCGGGTGATGGGCCTCCGCTGA
- a CDS encoding SPOR domain-containing protein, whose amino-acid sequence MLRRFCAAVLVLGLIAPDACASAAEEPVRDSGGLGGRLFWSALTLVNGVILASSVSDMRLYQSRARDAETSGGDAGEYWDASSREKVMVGLSSASLLVSLAGLRKAFGGGGTAAAVPPEGDFATMPARARDGGAFQVFSLEQRIRYDTLACAGAPPAGVGRDREEEWSVQTGAGADPLDIAFRRALEGAPDGCTGGGEAENAGAGLPSSREGGVFPAPVLSAGGEKEDWTVDSGSEWEAILAARREAGMTAAFPPEEETTPSLPSENDEPETSGAPASPAEDSAAPDDPVADLLRALDESAAALSSPRGGVRPIPGAVARPAPLVAAPPAEEEGIADFAFLPWAVHVSSFQTFARAEKDEAIWTGRGERVMIEEAEIPGKGTWYRVLVGNFADRVEAEAHAASVRSRFGLEYVQVRRRSGL is encoded by the coding sequence ATGTTGCGACGATTCTGCGCCGCCGTGCTCGTTCTCGGTCTGATCGCGCCCGACGCCTGCGCTTCCGCGGCGGAGGAGCCGGTACGCGATTCGGGCGGGCTCGGGGGGCGGCTCTTCTGGAGCGCCCTCACGCTGGTGAACGGCGTGATCCTCGCCTCCAGCGTGAGCGACATGCGCCTCTATCAAAGCCGCGCTCGAGACGCGGAGACTTCCGGCGGGGACGCCGGCGAGTACTGGGACGCCTCCTCACGCGAGAAGGTGATGGTCGGCCTTTCGTCGGCTTCCCTTCTGGTCAGCCTCGCCGGGCTCAGGAAGGCGTTCGGCGGCGGCGGGACCGCCGCCGCGGTTCCCCCCGAGGGGGATTTCGCGACGATGCCCGCCCGCGCAAGAGATGGGGGCGCTTTCCAGGTTTTCTCTCTCGAACAGCGGATCCGTTACGACACTCTCGCCTGCGCCGGCGCGCCGCCGGCCGGCGTCGGTCGGGATCGGGAAGAGGAGTGGTCCGTCCAAACGGGGGCCGGTGCGGATCCGCTCGACATCGCCTTTCGGCGCGCACTGGAGGGGGCTCCGGATGGATGTACGGGCGGCGGAGAGGCGGAGAATGCCGGCGCGGGCTTGCCGTCCTCACGCGAAGGCGGCGTTTTCCCCGCGCCGGTCCTGTCCGCCGGCGGCGAGAAGGAGGATTGGACCGTGGACTCCGGGTCGGAATGGGAGGCGATCCTCGCCGCGCGCCGGGAGGCGGGGATGACGGCGGCTTTTCCGCCGGAGGAGGAGACCACCCCTTCGCTCCCCTCGGAAAACGACGAACCGGAGACCTCGGGCGCGCCGGCGAGCCCGGCCGAGGACTCCGCCGCTCCCGACGACCCGGTCGCCGATCTTCTGCGCGCCCTGGATGAGAGCGCCGCCGCGCTCTCCTCACCGCGCGGCGGTGTCCGCCCGATCCCCGGAGCGGTCGCTCGCCCCGCCCCCCTCGTCGCCGCTCCTCCCGCCGAGGAGGAGGGGATCGCCGATTTCGCGTTTCTCCCCTGGGCGGTTCACGTCAGTTCCTTCCAAACCTTCGCGAGGGCGGAGAAGGACGAGGCGATCTGGACCGGTCGCGGGGAGCGGGTCATGATCGAGGAGGCGGAGATCCCCGGCAAAGGGACCTGGTACCGCGTGTTGGTGGGGAACTTCGCCGATCGCGTCGAGGCGGAGGCGCACGCCGCTTCGGTTCGGAGTCGTTTCGGTCTGGAGTACGTGCAGGTGCGGCGTCGATCCGGTCTCTAA